From the Candidatus Aminicenantes bacterium genome, the window CGCCAGCCGTTGAACGGCAGCAGCGCTTCGGGCTGTTCCTCCTGGCAGACGACTTCGCGCCCGGCGCCGTCGAACAGGCGCGAATCCCAGACCCCGGTCCACTTGGGGCGATGCTCGATCATGAACTCGGCTTCGACCGGCACCCGGGCCAGGGCCGGATTGGCGTTGAGGATGGTCAGCGGGATTTCGGCCGCTGACTCTCGACTTCGGGCGAACGCCGCCGCCGCCTCAAGTCGCAGGCAACGCGCCTCCGCTTCGGACTTGCCGTAGAGGTCGAGGGCGTCGCGTTCGGCCGGCTCGACGCAGCTTCCCGGAAGAATGTCATGGAAGTCGTTGAACAGATGAGCCCGCCAGGCGCCGGCCAGCTTATCCGCGGGATAATCCAGCCCGTTCCTCCACCAGGCCGCCGACCGCAGGACTTCGGTCTGGACAAGAAGGCCGAGATTGGATTGGGCCCGCCGCTTCAGCCGCGACAACGAGGTGTAGCCGCCGGTGAAGCAGCGCTGCAGGTCGCCGGTCACGACGGGAGCTTCGCGCCCGGCCGCCGCGACGGCCGCATAAAACCGATCGGGGGTGCTGTGGATGATTCGGGCCAGGCCCTCCGTGGCCCGAAAGACGTCGATCCGGGCCAGATCGCGGCGGGTCGGCCCCCCCCCATGGTCGCCGAGGCCCCAAAAGACCGGCACGTCGCGGCCAAGCTCAAGGGCCAGTTCGACGCCCTTGGCCAGGCGCTCCTCGATGTTGTCGTATTCGGTATGGTAGAGCCCGACTGCGATCCGATAAGCCAGGATCTCCGAGCCGTCGGCGCCGCGCCAGCGGAAGAGGTCGGAGGGGAGGCTCAACTCGTGCGCCTGCGGCCGCATGTGGATATACATCCGGTAGCCGGCCTGTCGAAGCACTTGGGGCAAGCCCGCGCCATGGCCGAAGGAATCGAAGTTGTAGGCGACGCGCGGGAGGACGCCGAAGCGGTCGCGGAAGAATTCGCGGCCTTCGGCGATCTGGCGGACGACGGACTCGATCCCAGGCAGGTTGGCATCGGGCTGGAGATACCAGCCGCCGGCGATGGCCCAGCGGCCGGCCTTGACCAGGCGCCGGATCGTACCGAAGAGAGCGGGATCGAGCCGCTCGATCCACCGGTAGAGGACGGCTTCGTTATGGCAGAAGATGAGATCGGGATGCTCGGCCAGGATCTCGGCCGCAATCCGGAACGTGGCTAAAGCCTCCGACGCCCCCTCTTCCCAGCGCCACTGCCAGACCGGGTCGAGGTGGGAGTTGCAGATGAGATGGACGGTCGGGCGCCTCTTCGAAGTCCCGGTTCGAGTCGTTTTGTTCATGGCTGCTCCCCTGGCCCCATTCTATTCGGTTGCACGGACGGTTTCCAGATTGAATTCCGCCCCATAACCGGGTATCATGTCGGACTTATCCGTTTTTTCGACTCATTCTACGGAGCTGTAAGAAATCACTATGAGAAAAGCCTCTCTCATCCTATTCGCCCTGATCCTGCTCGCGGGAATGGGGACGGCCCAGATCAAGGCCGTCCGCGTCCCGCTCGGTCCCAAGATCGACGGCAAGCTGGACGACGCCGCTTGGCAGGCGGCCACCGCCTTCACGGAGTTCCGGATGGTCGAACCGACCCCCGGCCAGGCCCCCACGGAACGGACCGAAGTGCGGGTCGTCTACGACGACGCCAACATCTATATCGGCATCATCTGCCGCGACCGCGAGCCGGGCCGGATCACGGCCAACACCATGGCCCATGACAGCTATGGAACGTCCTCGAGCTCGGGCTACGGCTATGGCCACGGCCCCAGCAACCCGACCAACGACCTCGTCCGCGTCCTGTTGGACCCCTTTCAGGACAAGCGCACCGCCTACGTCTTCTTCGTCAATCCCAAGGGCGCCCGCGGCGAGGGCCTGGTCTATGCCGGCAGCACCAGCCTGAACTGGGACGGCATCTGGGAAGGCGACGCCGCCGTCGACGGGGAAGGCTGGAGCGCCGAGCTCCGCATCCCCTTCAAGACCATCTCGTTCAAGCCGGGCCTGACGGTCTGGGGAATCAACGTCGAGCGCTACATCCCGCGCAAGCAGGAGACGATCCGGATGTCGGGCCTGACCCGGGACAGCAATTTCAGCAACCCCAACGAGGCGGCCGCCCTGGAGGGGATCGAGAACATCCGGCAAGGCAGCGGCCTGACCATCCGGCCCTACGCTCTGGCCGGGCTGGACAAGGACCATGCCGCCGGAACGGCCGCCGAAGCCACGGCCGACATCGGCCTCGACGTCTACAAGAGCTTCACCCCCAACCTCGTCGGTGTCGCCTCGGTCAACATGGACTTCGCCGAGACCGAGGCGGACGAGCGGCGCATCAACCTGACCCGCTTCCCGATGTTCTTCCCGGAAAAGCGCATGTTCTTCCTGGAGGGCTCGGAGAACTTCAGCTTCAGCTCCAGCGTCAGCTTCACCCCATTCTTCAGCCGCACCGTCGGTCTGGTCAACGGCGAGCCGGTGCCCCTGCTGTTCGGTTCCAAGCTCTACGGCAAGGTCGGCGACTTCAACCTCTCGGTGCTCGACGTCCAGACCGGCTCTACCGACGACCTCGCCAGCCGGAACCTGCTGGCGGCCCGGGTGACCAAGAACATCTTCGCCCAGAGCAAGGTCGGCCTGATCTTCACCAACGGCAGCCAGACCGGCGGCAAGAACTCCCTGGCCGGGATGGACTTCAACTATTCGTCCTCCAAGTTCCTGGGCAATAAGAACATCATGCTGGCGGCCTGGGGGGTTTACAACTGGAACGAGCATGTCGAGGGCCGGCACCACGGCTTCGGCTTCCGGGCCGACTACCCCAACGATCTGTGGAACGTCCAGACCACCTACGCCTACTACGGCGAGTCCCTCGACCCCGGCCTCGGCTACATGATGCGCCCGGCCATCCAGACGGCCTTCGCCATGGTCTCCTTCCAGCCGCGTCCGACCGGCGGCTTCCTCGACGCCTGGGTCCGCCAGTTCTACTTCAG encodes:
- a CDS encoding carbohydrate binding family 9 domain-containing protein, whose product is MRKASLILFALILLAGMGTAQIKAVRVPLGPKIDGKLDDAAWQAATAFTEFRMVEPTPGQAPTERTEVRVVYDDANIYIGIICRDREPGRITANTMAHDSYGTSSSSGYGYGHGPSNPTNDLVRVLLDPFQDKRTAYVFFVNPKGARGEGLVYAGSTSLNWDGIWEGDAAVDGEGWSAELRIPFKTISFKPGLTVWGINVERYIPRKQETIRMSGLTRDSNFSNPNEAAALEGIENIRQGSGLTIRPYALAGLDKDHAAGTAAEATADIGLDVYKSFTPNLVGVASVNMDFAETEADERRINLTRFPMFFPEKRMFFLEGSENFSFSSSVSFTPFFSRTVGLVNGEPVPLLFGSKLYGKVGDFNLSVLDVQTGSTDDLASRNLLAARVTKNIFAQSKVGLIFTNGSQTGGKNSLAGMDFNYSSSKFLGNKNIMLAAWGVYNWNEHVEGRHHGFGFRADYPNDLWNVQTTYAYYGESLDPGLGYMMRPAIQTAFAMVSFQPRPTGGFLDAWVRQFYFSASADYYWDLSSVLETRRLSLSPMSFRTESGEMISFNINSTRDVLPYNFEVAKGVVLPSGGYDFTSFSLGATTAAHRPVSFTGTWTFGQFYSGHYDDIRLGVSVKLDGFASLSFDTDMVRGRLPQGNFDENVYQLKADVFLSPDLGLMNYIQYDDISRQLGWSSRLRWRISPGNEIYL